One Vigna unguiculata cultivar IT97K-499-35 chromosome 7, ASM411807v1, whole genome shotgun sequence genomic region harbors:
- the LOC114189788 gene encoding G-type lectin S-receptor-like serine/threonine-protein kinase RLK1 has protein sequence MNDTGNFQLVDENSQMLWDSFSNPTDTLVPTQIMEVKGTLSSRQRETNYTRGRFQFRLLPDGNAVLNPINLPTNRTYEAHYISNTYDPNNTTNCGFRVMFDNSGFYVLKRSYEKVYITNQNDMLSIDSYYYRATMNFDGTFTISRYPKSGASNPSWSVIKTLPDDICMDLKAITAGSGVCGFNSICTLEADQRPKCTCPEGYSLLDSTDEYGSCRPNLELGCGGSGQSLQEDMYFMKEMVNTDWPESDFELYLHYNSEDCKNSCLQDCLCAVSIFRDDSCWKKKLPLSNGRRGGRVQASAFIKLRENDAVSDTPSNSFIEEKENEKDQDTLVTVIAVLLGGSVFLNLMVISAVCIGFHFYYKRSSTNNTVAETNLRSFSFRELVQATDNFREELGRGSCGIVFKGKTDLATIAVKKLDKLLKDSDKEFKTEVNVIGQTHHKNLVRLIGYCDELENRILVYEFMSNGSLANFLFRDFKPNWNQRVQIAFGISRGLVYLHEECFTQIIHCDIKPQNILLDEHYNARISDFGLSKLLMINQSRTETDVRGTKGYVAPDWFRSAPITTKVDVYSFGVLLLEIICCRRNVDDKFEIDEKSILTDWAYDCYRNGRIDILVENDDEAINDINKLERFVMVAIWCLQEDPSLRPTMKKVMLMLEGIAPVTIPPSPCPYASVTVSCG, from the coding sequence ATGAATGACACAGGCAATTTCCAACTtgtagatgagaattcacagaTGTTGTGGGACAGTTTCAGCAATCCAACTGATACCTTGGTGCCAACTCAAATCATGGAGGTTAAAGGCACACTTTCGTCACGCCAGAGAGAGACCAACTACACACGAGGAAGGTTCCAATTTCGCTTGCTTCCGGATGGTAATGCTGTACTTAATCCCATAAATTTGCCTACAAACCGTACTTATGAGGCTCACTATATCAGTAACACTTATGATCCCAACAATACAACAAACTGCGGTTTCCGAGTGATGTTTGATAATTCAGGATTTTATGTATTGAAGAGGAGCTATGAGAAGGTTTATATTACCAATCAAAATGATATGCTCTCAATTGATTCCTATTACTATAGAGCAACCATGAATTTTGATGGAACTTTCACCATATCCCGTTACCCCAAAAGTGGAGCTTCAAATCCAAGCTGGTCAGTTATAAAGACATTGCCAGATGACATTTGCATGGATTTGAAAGCAATCACGGCTGGTAGTGGGGTCTGTGGATTCAATAGTATCTGCACTCTGGAAGCTGATCAAAGACCTAAGTGCACTTGCCCCGAAGGTTATTCTCTTCTTGATTCAACTGATGAGTACGGCAGCTGTAGACCGAATTTGGAACTAGGTTGTGGAGGAAGTGGACAAAGCTTGCAAGAAGATATGTACTTCATGAAGGAAATGGTGAATACAGATTGGCCTGAATCAGATTTTGAGTTGTATCTACATTACAACTCAGAAGACTGCAAGAATTCTTGCTTGCAAGATTGCTTATGTGCTGTTTCTATTTTTAGAGATGATAGCTGCTGGAAGAAGAAACTGCCTCTCTCAAATGGAAGACGGGGTGGACGAGTTCAGGCATCTGCTTTCATTAAGTTGAGGGAAAATGATGCCGTGTCAGATACTCCTTCAAATTCATTCATAGAAgagaaggaaaatgaaaaagatcAAGACACTTTGGTAACTGTGATAGCAGTCCTTCTAGGAGGTTCTGTCTTTTTGAATCTCATGGTGATCAGTGCAGTATGTATTGGCTTCCACTTCTACTACAAGAGAAGTTCTACAAATAATACTGTTGCAGAAACCAATTTGCGCAGTTTCAGCTTTAGAGAGCTTGTGCAGGCAACAGATAACTTCAGAGAAGAATTGGGAAGGGGGTCGTGTGGAATTGTCTTTAAAGGAAAAACGGATTTGGCTACTATTGCTGTCAAAAAACTGGACAAGTTGCTCAAAGACAGCGATAAGGAATTCAAAACAGAAGTGAATGTAATTGGCCAAACTCATCACAAAAACTTGGTTCGCCTGATTGGATATTGTGATGAGCTAGAAAACCGGATTCTGGTGTATGAGTTCATGAGCAATGGCAGTTTGGCAAATTTCCTATTCAGAGATTTCAAGCCTAACTGGAACCAAAGAGTCCAGATTGCCTTTGGGATATCAAGAGGGCTGGTTTACTTGCACGAGGAATGCTTCACCCAGATCATCCACTGTGACATAAAGCCTCAAAATATACTTCTTGATGAGCATTACAATGCAAGAATATCAGATTTTGGGTTGTCAAAGCTACTAATGATTAATCAAAGCCGCACAGAAACTGACGTTCGAGGAACAAAAGGGTATGTTGCACCAGACTGGTTCAGGAGTGCGCCAATCACAACCAAGGTTGATGTCTACAGTTTTGGTGTGCTGCTTCTGGAGATCATTTGCTGCAGGAGAAATGTAGATGATAAGTTTGAGATCGATGAGAAAAGCATTTTAACTGACTGGGCTTATGACTGCTATAGGAATGGAAGAATAGACATTCTGGTTGAAAATGACGATGAGGCTATCAATGACATAAATAAGTTGGAAAGGTTTGTGATGGTAGCTATTTGGTGCCTTCAAGAGGATCCCTCTCTCAGGCCAACAATGAAGAAGGTGATGCTTATGCTGGAAGGAATAGCTCCTGTCACAATTCCACCAAGTCCCTGCCCTTATGCCTCTGTTACTGTTAGTTGTGGTTGA
- the LOC114189789 gene encoding RGG repeats nuclear RNA binding protein A-like — MASMNPFDLLGDDAEDPSQQIVAEQLKVVTAAPKKPQTQPNKPAQLPTKPPPPSQAVREARSDSSRGGRGGGGRGSGRGRGRGGSGFNRDFSNDENSFAPHAGQGALDGESGRSSERSGYGGPRGPYRGGRGGRGGFGDGEAGEDGQPRRVYERRSGTGRGNEFKREGYGRGNWGLQTDDLAQATDEVNETAKNFGEEKPSGENDVAADGNMENPANEAEEKEPEDKEMTLEEYEKVLEERRKALQALKTEERKVDTKVFESMQQLSNKKDNDDIFIKLGSDKDKRKDTLEKEEKAKKSVSINEFLKPPEGESFYTAGGRGRGRGRGRGARGGYGGYPTANVPAPSIEDPGQFPTLGVK, encoded by the exons ATGGCAAGCATGAACCCTTTTGATTTGTTGGGTGATGACGCAGAGGACCCATCTCAGCAAATTGTGGCGGAGCAGCTCAAGGTCGTCACTGCCGCTCCTAAGAAACCACAAACGCAGCCCAACAAACCTGCTCAGCTTCCTACCAAGCCACCCCCTCCTTCTCAGGCCG TGAGGGAGGCAAGGAGTGACTCTTCACGCGGTGGGCGTGGTGGTGGTGGACGTGGAAGTGGACGTGGTCGTGGCCGCGGAGGCAGTGGTTTCAACAGAGACTTCTCCAATGATGAGAATTCGTTTGCTCCCCATGCTGGTCAAGGTGCTCTTGATGGAGAGAGTGGGAGGTCTTCAGAAAGGTCTGGCTATGGTGGACCTCGCGGTCCTTATCGTGGTGGTCGTGGCGGACGTGGAGGTTTCGGTGATGGGGAAGCTGGTGAAGATGGGCAACCACGACGAGTCTATGAACGTCGCAGTGGGACTGGACGCGG AAATGAATTCAAACGGGAAGGTTATGGGAGAGGAAACTGGGGACTACAAACTGATGACCTTGCCCA GGCAACTGATGAAGTTAATGAAACTGCTAAGAATTTTGGCGAAGAAAAGCCTTCAGGTGAGAATGATGTTGCTGCTGATGGAAACATGGAGAATCCTGCTAATGAGGCTGAAGAAAAAGAGCCTGAGGATAAG GAAATGACTCTGGAGGAATATGAGAAAGTACTAGAAGAGAGAAGGAAGGCTTTGCAAGCACTTAAAACTGAGGAGAGAAAGGTAGATACCAAAGTTTTTGAATCCATGCAGCAGCTGTCAAACAAGAAAGACAACGATGACATCTTTATTAAGCTG GGATCTGATAAGGATAAGCGCAAAGACACTCttgagaaggaagagaaagCCAAGAAG TCTGTCAGCATCAACGAGTTTCTGAAGCCACCAGAGGGTGAAAGCTTCTATACCGCAGGTGGGCGTGGACGCGGGCGTGGTCGAGGACGTGGTGCAAGAGGTGGTTATGGTGGCTATCCAACTGCTAACGTTCCAGCTCCATCAATTGAAGATCCTGGGCAATTCCCTACTTTGGGTGTCAAGTGA
- the LOC114191669 gene encoding uncharacterized protein LOC114191669, which produces MGRALLLTHTHLFSPKSLFPPSLRHRPTAATATATKRIFHFCPPLACRSMDHSSIESVTQRLSNHNLHRLSLEDLKWDHSFVRELPADPRSDSFPREVLHACYTKVSPSAQVEDPQLVAFSHPVADLLDLDYKEFERQDFPLFFSGASPLVGALPYAQCYGGHQFGMWAGQLGDGRAITLGEILNSKSERWELQLKGAGKTPYSRFADGLAVLRSSIREFLCSEAMHHLGIPTTRALCLVTTGKLVTRDMFYDGNAKEEPGAIVCRVAQSFLRFGSYQIHASRGEEDLGLVRVLADYTIKHHFPHIENMSKSEGLSFSTGDEDHSVVDLTSNKYAAWVVEVAERTASLIARWQGVGFTHGVLNTDNMSVLGLTIDYGPFGFLDAFDPKFTPNTTDLPGRRYCFANQPDIGLWNIAQFTTTLQAAHLIDEKEANYAMERYGTRFMDDYQVIMTKKLGLPKYNKQLINKLLTNMAVDKVDYTNFFRTLSNIKADTSIPDEELLVPLKSVLLDIGKERKEAWTSWLKTYVHELSTSGISDDERKRSMDGVNPKYILRNYLCQTAIDAAEIGDFGEVNRLLKLVERPFDEQPGMEKYARLPPAWAYRPGVCMLSCSS; this is translated from the exons ATGGGAAGAGCGCTGTTACTCACCCACACCCACCTCTTCTCTCCCAAATCTCTCTTTCCACCCTCTCTCCGCCACCGCCCCACCGCCGCTACCGCCACCGCCACCAAGAGGATTTTCCATTTCTGCCCTCCGCTTGCATGCCGCTCCATGGACCACTCTTCTATCGAATCCGTCACCCAACGCCTCAGCAATCACAATCTCCATAGATTGAGCCTTGAAGATCTCAAATGGGACCATTCCTTCGTCAGAGAATTACCCGCCGATCCCCGCTCCGATTCTTTTCCCCGAGAG GTGCTGCATGCTTGCTACACTAAAGTCTCGCCCTCTGCTCAGGTAGAAGACCCTCAACTTGTTGCCTTCTCCCACCCAGTTGCCGACCTACTAGATTTGGACTATAAAGA ATTCGAGAGGcaagatttcccccttttcttcTCTGGAGCATCGCCTTTAGTTGGAGC GTTGCCTTATGCTCAGTGCTATGGAGGGCATCAATTTGGTATGTGGGCTGGGCAGTTGGGCGATGGTAGGGCAATTACGTTAGGGGAGATACTGAATTCAAAGTCTGAAAGGTGGGAACTGCAACTCAAAGGAGCTGGGAAGACTCCTTACAGTCGCTTTGCTGATGGCCTTGCGGTGCTGCGCAGCAGCATCAGGGAGTTCCTTTGCAGTGAAGCAATGCACCACCTTGGGATACCGACAACTCGTGCACTCTGTCTTGTGACCACTGGAAAGCTGGTCACTCGAGACATGTTCTACGA TGGCAATGCAAAGGAAGAACCTGGTGCAATTGTTTGCAGGGTCGCCCAATCTTTTCTACGCTTTGGGTCCTACCAAATACATGCTTCCAGAGGTGAGGAGGACCTTGGCCTTGTTCGTGTTTTGGCAGACTATACTATCAAGCACCACTTTCCTCATATTGAAAACATGAGTAAGAGTGAAGGCTTATCTTTCTCCACTGGTGATGAAGATCATTCTGTTGTAGATCTTACTTCAAACAAGTATGcag CATGGGTGGTGGAGGTTGCTGAGCGTACTGCTTCCTTGATTGCTAGATGGCAGGGGGTTGGTTTCACTCACGGTGTGCTGAACACAGATAATATGAGTGTTTTGGGTCTTACGATAGATTATGGCCCATTTGGATTTTTGGATGCTTTTGATCCTAAATTTACCCCAAATACTACAGATCTTCCAGGTCGAAGATACTGTTTTGCAAACCAGCCTGATATTGGTTTGTGGAATATTGCACAGTTCACAACAACACTACAAGCTGCTCATTTAATAGATGAAAAAGAGGCTAACTATGCTATGGAGAG ATATGGAACGAGATTTATGGATGACTATCAGGTCATAATGACAAAAAAGCTTGGCCTCCCCAAGTATAACAAGCAGCTGATTAATAAACTTCTTACCAATATGGCTGTTGACAAAGTCGATTACACAAACTTCTTCCGTACACTTTCAAATATTAAAGCAGACACAAGCATTCCAGATGAAGAGCTGTTAGTCCCACTAAAGTCAGTACTGCTAGATATTGGTAAAGAGCGTAAAGAAGCATGGACCAGTTGGTTGAAAACATATGTACACGAG TTGTCTACCAGTGGCATTTCGGATGATGAAAGGAAGAGGTCCATGGATGGGGTGAATCCTAAATATATACTGAGGAACTATCTCTGTCAGACTGCTATTGATGCTGCAGAAATAGGTGATTTTGGAGAAGTCAACAGATTGCTCAAATTAGTGGAGCGTCCCTTTGATGAGCAACCAGGAATGGAAAAATATGCTCGCTTGCCCCCAGCTTGGGCATATCGACCGGGGGTATGCATGCTTTCTTGTTCTTCTTGA
- the LOC114191083 gene encoding protein EMSY-LIKE 3 isoform X1, whose product MEFDLSSDSSGTDDDLPPSHQRKNRFQYPDHVAVPGNGRSAIIGSGSFPRIHNDMETQIHNLEQEAYTSVLRAFKAQSDAVTWEKESLITELRKELRVSDEEHRELLSRVNSDDMIHRIREWRKGNGLQSGTVYTAEQVHNHNTSPTVSASRKKQKASQSVASLPLGAPSPTVRRPMQPSSSTLKHGPPSGTQTKKQKTSIQFPSSGITSRSQVTNQGRSSGAFAGKGPAEGASYDPCIGRKVWTRWPEDNHFYEAVITDYNAAEGLHALVYDMNSANETWEWVNLKEISPEDIRWEGEHPEMSLSRKVGQPPPRRGLKKSVSHGGVGGAGRGRGVTKVQPKKDSISSQNGSRKKPTDNIRILHTDAVIKEVEKVFTANPPDPIEMEKAKKMLKEHEQALINAIAMLGDVSEGESDGEPPFSNQKKLWKKHNPGGVRVLDGSDSDKLPRRTSVPS is encoded by the exons ATGGAATTTGATCTCTCCTCCGATAGCAGTG GAACAGATGATGATCTTCCTCCATCCCATCAACGGAAAAATAGATTTCAATATCCAGATCATGTTGCTGTACCTGGAAATGGAAGATCAGCAATCATAGGCTCTGGTTCATTTCCTAGGATACACAATGACATGGAAACACAAATCCATAACCTTGAACAAGAAGCATACACCTCTGTCCTGCGGGCTTTTAAAGCTCAATCAGACGCAGTCACTTGG gaaaaagaaagtttaattacAGAGCTTAGAAAGGAGCTGAGAGTATCAGATGAAGAACACAGAGAACTTCTATCAAGAGTCAATTCTGATGACATGATTCACAGGATAAG GGAGTGGAGAAAGGGAAATGGACTCCAATCTGGAACTGTATATACTGCTGAACAAGTTCACAACCACAATACCAGCCCTACCGTTTCGGCATCTCGTAAGAAACAAAAGGCGTCTCAATCTGTGGCTTCATTACCCTTGGGTGCACCATCTCCCACAGTTCGTCGACCTATGCAACCATCATCATCCACATTAAAGCATGGACCTCCATCAGGAACGCAGACCAAAAAGCAAAAAACA TCCATACAGTTCCCTTCATCAGGAATTACAAGCCGAAGCCAGGTCACGAATCAGGGGAGGTCTTCTGGTGCTTTTGCAGGTAAAGGACCTGCTGAAGGAGCTTCTTATGATCCTTGTATTGGAAGGAAGGTTTGGACAAGGTGGCCGGAAGACAACCACTTCTATGAAGCTGTTATAACTGATTATAATGCTGCTGAG ggACTGCATGCTTTGGTCTATGATATGAATTCTGCAAATGAAACATGGGAATGGGTCAATCTAAAAGAG ATATCTCCAGAAGACATTCGTTGGGAGGGTGAACATCCTGAAATGTCTCTATCTCGTAAAGTTGGCCAGCCACCTCCGCGTAGAGGATTGAAGAAGTCTGTGTCTCATGGTGGAGTTGGTGGTGCTGGAAGAGGTAGGGGAGTGACAAAGGTTCAGCCCAAGAAAGATTCGATTTCATCACAAAATGGGAGCAGGAAAAAGCCTACAGATAATATTCGGATACTCCATACAGATGCAGTTATCAAAGAG GTTGAAAAGGTTTTCACTGCCAATCCTCCTGATCCCATTGAAATGGAGAAAGCAAAGAAAATGCTAAAA GAACATGAACAGGCTCTTATTAATGCAATTGCCATGCTCGGAGATGTGTCTGAGGGAGAAAGTG ATGGAGAACCTCCATTTTCGAATCAGAAAAAACTCTGGAAGAAGCATAATCCAGGCGGTGTTAGAGTCCTCGATGGGTCAGATAGCGATAAATTACCAAGACGGACCAGTGTTCCATCTTAG
- the LOC114191461 gene encoding inositol transporter 1-like has translation LLQNRKEEAVGVLSKIYSSPRLEDEIAILEELLEQERKSEVKVKYSDIFKKKEIRCAFICGGGLQAFQQFSAISIIMYYSPIIIQMAGFRSNQSALFLSLIVSGMNAAATILGIYLIDIAGRKVLALASLSGMTISLVVLSTSCYLMGHGNATQTLGWIAILGLVLYILFYAPGMGPVPWTVNSEIYPQEYRGLCGGMSATVNWICSVIMSTSFLSVVDAIGLGESFMILLGVSVIAVVFVIFCMPETKGLTFEEVANIWNERVHGKDKNVQKTQL, from the coding sequence TTGTTACAGAACAGGAAAGAGGAAGCAGTTGGTGTGCTCTCTAAGATTTACTCCTCACCCCGGTTGGAGGACGAGATTGCAATTCTGGAAGAACTCCTGGAGCAGGAACGCAAGAGTGAGGTGAAAGTGAAGTACAGTGATATTTTCAAAAAGAAAGAGATTAGATGTGCATTCATTTGTGGGGGTGGACTTCAGGCTTTTCAACAGTTTTCTGCTATCAGCATCATAATGTACTACAGCCCCATAATCATTCAGATGGCTGGCTTCAGATCAAACCAATCAGCTTTGTTCCTCTCCCTCATTGTTTCTGGCATGAATGCAGCAGCCACGATTCTAGGCATCTACCTCATTGACATTGCTGGTCGTAAGGTGCTCGCTCTTGCTAGTTTGTCTGGTATGACTATCTCCTTGGTCGTCCTCTCCACATCTTGCTACCTCATGGGACATGGCAACGCAACTCAAACACTTGGATGGATTGCTATCTTGGGTTTGGTtttgtatattcttttttatgcCCCAGGAATGGGTCCAGTGCCATGGACTGTGAATTCAGAGATTTATCCTCAGGAATACAGGGGGTTGTGTGGTGGCATGTCAGCAACTGTCAACTGGATTTGTAGTGTGATAATGTCCACCAGCTTCTTATCTGTGGTTGATGCCATAGGTCTTGGTGAGAGTTTCATGATTCTTTTGGGAGTATCTGTCATTGCAGTTGTTTTTGTGATATTTTGTATGCCTGAGACCAAAGGGTTGACGTTTGAAGAAGTGGCAAACATTTGGAACGAGAGAGTCCATGGGAAGGACAAAAATGTGCAGAAAACGCAACTTTGA
- the LOC114191083 gene encoding protein EMSY-LIKE 3 isoform X2, whose amino-acid sequence MEFDLSSDSSDDDLPPSHQRKNRFQYPDHVAVPGNGRSAIIGSGSFPRIHNDMETQIHNLEQEAYTSVLRAFKAQSDAVTWEKESLITELRKELRVSDEEHRELLSRVNSDDMIHRIREWRKGNGLQSGTVYTAEQVHNHNTSPTVSASRKKQKASQSVASLPLGAPSPTVRRPMQPSSSTLKHGPPSGTQTKKQKTSIQFPSSGITSRSQVTNQGRSSGAFAGKGPAEGASYDPCIGRKVWTRWPEDNHFYEAVITDYNAAEGLHALVYDMNSANETWEWVNLKEISPEDIRWEGEHPEMSLSRKVGQPPPRRGLKKSVSHGGVGGAGRGRGVTKVQPKKDSISSQNGSRKKPTDNIRILHTDAVIKEVEKVFTANPPDPIEMEKAKKMLKEHEQALINAIAMLGDVSEGESDGEPPFSNQKKLWKKHNPGGVRVLDGSDSDKLPRRTSVPS is encoded by the exons ATGGAATTTGATCTCTCCTCCGATAGCAGTG ATGATGATCTTCCTCCATCCCATCAACGGAAAAATAGATTTCAATATCCAGATCATGTTGCTGTACCTGGAAATGGAAGATCAGCAATCATAGGCTCTGGTTCATTTCCTAGGATACACAATGACATGGAAACACAAATCCATAACCTTGAACAAGAAGCATACACCTCTGTCCTGCGGGCTTTTAAAGCTCAATCAGACGCAGTCACTTGG gaaaaagaaagtttaattacAGAGCTTAGAAAGGAGCTGAGAGTATCAGATGAAGAACACAGAGAACTTCTATCAAGAGTCAATTCTGATGACATGATTCACAGGATAAG GGAGTGGAGAAAGGGAAATGGACTCCAATCTGGAACTGTATATACTGCTGAACAAGTTCACAACCACAATACCAGCCCTACCGTTTCGGCATCTCGTAAGAAACAAAAGGCGTCTCAATCTGTGGCTTCATTACCCTTGGGTGCACCATCTCCCACAGTTCGTCGACCTATGCAACCATCATCATCCACATTAAAGCATGGACCTCCATCAGGAACGCAGACCAAAAAGCAAAAAACA TCCATACAGTTCCCTTCATCAGGAATTACAAGCCGAAGCCAGGTCACGAATCAGGGGAGGTCTTCTGGTGCTTTTGCAGGTAAAGGACCTGCTGAAGGAGCTTCTTATGATCCTTGTATTGGAAGGAAGGTTTGGACAAGGTGGCCGGAAGACAACCACTTCTATGAAGCTGTTATAACTGATTATAATGCTGCTGAG ggACTGCATGCTTTGGTCTATGATATGAATTCTGCAAATGAAACATGGGAATGGGTCAATCTAAAAGAG ATATCTCCAGAAGACATTCGTTGGGAGGGTGAACATCCTGAAATGTCTCTATCTCGTAAAGTTGGCCAGCCACCTCCGCGTAGAGGATTGAAGAAGTCTGTGTCTCATGGTGGAGTTGGTGGTGCTGGAAGAGGTAGGGGAGTGACAAAGGTTCAGCCCAAGAAAGATTCGATTTCATCACAAAATGGGAGCAGGAAAAAGCCTACAGATAATATTCGGATACTCCATACAGATGCAGTTATCAAAGAG GTTGAAAAGGTTTTCACTGCCAATCCTCCTGATCCCATTGAAATGGAGAAAGCAAAGAAAATGCTAAAA GAACATGAACAGGCTCTTATTAATGCAATTGCCATGCTCGGAGATGTGTCTGAGGGAGAAAGTG ATGGAGAACCTCCATTTTCGAATCAGAAAAAACTCTGGAAGAAGCATAATCCAGGCGGTGTTAGAGTCCTCGATGGGTCAGATAGCGATAAATTACCAAGACGGACCAGTGTTCCATCTTAG
- the LOC114192727 gene encoding inositol transporter 1-like, with protein MQEVIVGMALIGAIFGAAIGGVINDHLGRKSATIIADICFGAGSVVMATAPNPYVIIAGRFLVGLGVGAASVTAPVYIAEVSPSEIRGGLVSANTLMITAGQFVSYVVNFGLTRVLHCFLLLLGLLQMFMIKLFVKNLIQVPGTWRWMLGVASLPAVLQFVLMAFLPESPRWLYMKVKIPEIKELEITNFLVFFSYLPVLTLQSISCLNPCFD; from the coding sequence ATGCAGGAAGTGATTGTTGGAATGGCGTTGATTGGTGCAATATTCGGTGCTGCAATTGGTGGTGTGATTAACGATCATCTGGGACGTAAGAGTGCTACTATCATTGCAGACATATGTTTTGGCGCAGGGTCAGTAGTAATGGCTACTGCACCAAATCCTTACGTGATCATAGCGGGTCGTTTTCTGGTGGGGCTGGGTGTTGGTGCTGCCTCTGTCACTGCTCCTGTGTACATTGCAGAAGTATCACCGTCTGAAATAAGAGGAGGATTAGTCAGTGCAAACACTCTTATGATTACTGCTGGACAATTTGTCTCCTATGTCGTTAATTTTGGACTCACCAGGGTACTTCATTGTTTCTTATTATTACTTGGCTTATTACAAATGTTTATGATTAAACTGTTTGTGAAAAATCTAATCCAGGTTCCTGGGACATGGCGTTGGATGCTTGGAGTTGCAAGTTTGCCAGCTGTTCTTCAGTTTGTCCTCATGGCCTTTCTCCCAGAATCCCCTAGATGGCTTTACATGAAGGTAAAAATCCCAGAAATAAAAGAGTTAGAAATCACAAactttttggttttcttttcttacttACCTGTTCTAACTCTTCAATCCATTTCATGTCTAAACCCTTGCTTTGATTGA
- the LOC114191083 gene encoding protein EMSY-LIKE 3 isoform X3 encodes MEFDLSSDSSGTDDDLPPSHQRKNRFQYPDHVAVPGNGRSAIIGSGSFPRIHNDMETQIHNLEQEAYTSVLRAFKAQSDAVTWEKESLITELRKELRVSDEEHRELLSRVNSDDMIHRIREWRKGNGLQSGTVYTAEQVHNHNTSPTVSASRKKQKASQSVASLPLGAPSPTVRRPMQPSSSTLKHGPPSGTQTKKQKTFPSSGITSRSQVTNQGRSSGAFAGKGPAEGASYDPCIGRKVWTRWPEDNHFYEAVITDYNAAEGLHALVYDMNSANETWEWVNLKEISPEDIRWEGEHPEMSLSRKVGQPPPRRGLKKSVSHGGVGGAGRGRGVTKVQPKKDSISSQNGSRKKPTDNIRILHTDAVIKEVEKVFTANPPDPIEMEKAKKMLKEHEQALINAIAMLGDVSEGESDGEPPFSNQKKLWKKHNPGGVRVLDGSDSDKLPRRTSVPS; translated from the exons ATGGAATTTGATCTCTCCTCCGATAGCAGTG GAACAGATGATGATCTTCCTCCATCCCATCAACGGAAAAATAGATTTCAATATCCAGATCATGTTGCTGTACCTGGAAATGGAAGATCAGCAATCATAGGCTCTGGTTCATTTCCTAGGATACACAATGACATGGAAACACAAATCCATAACCTTGAACAAGAAGCATACACCTCTGTCCTGCGGGCTTTTAAAGCTCAATCAGACGCAGTCACTTGG gaaaaagaaagtttaattacAGAGCTTAGAAAGGAGCTGAGAGTATCAGATGAAGAACACAGAGAACTTCTATCAAGAGTCAATTCTGATGACATGATTCACAGGATAAG GGAGTGGAGAAAGGGAAATGGACTCCAATCTGGAACTGTATATACTGCTGAACAAGTTCACAACCACAATACCAGCCCTACCGTTTCGGCATCTCGTAAGAAACAAAAGGCGTCTCAATCTGTGGCTTCATTACCCTTGGGTGCACCATCTCCCACAGTTCGTCGACCTATGCAACCATCATCATCCACATTAAAGCATGGACCTCCATCAGGAACGCAGACCAAAAAGCAAAAAACA TTCCCTTCATCAGGAATTACAAGCCGAAGCCAGGTCACGAATCAGGGGAGGTCTTCTGGTGCTTTTGCAGGTAAAGGACCTGCTGAAGGAGCTTCTTATGATCCTTGTATTGGAAGGAAGGTTTGGACAAGGTGGCCGGAAGACAACCACTTCTATGAAGCTGTTATAACTGATTATAATGCTGCTGAG ggACTGCATGCTTTGGTCTATGATATGAATTCTGCAAATGAAACATGGGAATGGGTCAATCTAAAAGAG ATATCTCCAGAAGACATTCGTTGGGAGGGTGAACATCCTGAAATGTCTCTATCTCGTAAAGTTGGCCAGCCACCTCCGCGTAGAGGATTGAAGAAGTCTGTGTCTCATGGTGGAGTTGGTGGTGCTGGAAGAGGTAGGGGAGTGACAAAGGTTCAGCCCAAGAAAGATTCGATTTCATCACAAAATGGGAGCAGGAAAAAGCCTACAGATAATATTCGGATACTCCATACAGATGCAGTTATCAAAGAG GTTGAAAAGGTTTTCACTGCCAATCCTCCTGATCCCATTGAAATGGAGAAAGCAAAGAAAATGCTAAAA GAACATGAACAGGCTCTTATTAATGCAATTGCCATGCTCGGAGATGTGTCTGAGGGAGAAAGTG ATGGAGAACCTCCATTTTCGAATCAGAAAAAACTCTGGAAGAAGCATAATCCAGGCGGTGTTAGAGTCCTCGATGGGTCAGATAGCGATAAATTACCAAGACGGACCAGTGTTCCATCTTAG